A stretch of the Planctomycetota bacterium genome encodes the following:
- a CDS encoding DUF362 domain-containing protein, with protein sequence MKAEMTRRGFVVGTASVAGATFGLGLWRRSRRVNRLLKAPAPHQLRLGPGKVIVAKGPMPAENVRRALEAAGGLKALVTGRQTVVIKPNMAWDLPPETGANANPATVAAVVRLCREASPDARVIVFDRTMSRDPSGPYRTSGIADAVRQAGGTVHYVDESRFHEVPIPDAFALKAWPFYELVLFQDQVDVLINLPAAKTHSTSGLTLGMKNAFGMVGGERGQLHQQIHEKIADLHRVVKVDLTILDATRVMFRNGPNSPRRSDVDESPERAQRIIVGTDPVAVDAYAARELFGRDPADVGFIRRGAEAGLGDLKFTVREA encoded by the coding sequence GGGCTCTGGCGGCGCTCGCGCCGCGTGAACCGCCTGCTCAAGGCGCCCGCTCCCCACCAACTCCGCCTCGGGCCGGGCAAGGTCATCGTGGCCAAAGGCCCGATGCCGGCGGAGAACGTCCGCCGCGCCCTCGAGGCTGCCGGCGGCCTGAAAGCCCTCGTCACCGGCAGGCAGACCGTGGTGATCAAACCGAACATGGCCTGGGATCTCCCTCCCGAGACAGGCGCCAATGCCAACCCCGCCACCGTGGCCGCCGTGGTGCGGCTGTGCCGCGAGGCCAGCCCGGACGCGCGCGTCATCGTCTTCGATCGCACCATGTCCCGCGACCCCTCCGGCCCCTACCGCACCAGCGGCATCGCCGACGCTGTCCGGCAGGCCGGCGGCACGGTGCATTATGTGGACGAGAGCCGCTTCCACGAGGTGCCGATCCCCGATGCCTTCGCCCTGAAGGCGTGGCCCTTCTACGAACTCGTGCTGTTCCAGGACCAGGTGGATGTGCTGATCAACCTGCCTGCGGCAAAGACCCACAGCACCTCGGGCCTCACGCTGGGCATGAAGAACGCCTTCGGCATGGTGGGCGGCGAACGCGGCCAGCTCCACCAGCAGATTCACGAGAAGATCGCCGACCTCCACCGCGTGGTGAAGGTGGACCTCACGATCCTCGACGCCACCCGCGTGATGTTCCGCAACGGGCCGAACAGCCCCAGGCGTTCCGACGTGGATGAGTCGCCCGAGCGCGCGCAGCGCATCATCGTGGGCACCGACCCCGTGGCCGTGGACGCCTACGCGGCCCGCGAGTTGTTCGGGCGCGACCCGGCCGATGTGGGGTTCATCCGCCGCGGCGCCGAAGCCGGCCTGGGCGATCTGAAATTCACGGTCAGAGAGGCCTGA